The genomic window TTTGGATAAGTCATGGGTTACAACTACAGTTACCACAGTAACAATTAGAACAGCAGCATCTGATTTAGGCATTACATGTAGTTTAGTAAGGGATGACCAATCAAATGTACCAATAGACACCATAATCATAACTCCAACTAACGCAGCCATCGGTATTTGGACGACAATATTATTTAAGACTAGAATTAGCAATAAAAGAAATACTCCCGCAACCAGTGAGGAAAGTCTTCCTCTTCCACCTGACTTTACGTTAATGACAGATTGCCCAATCATTGCACATCCTGCCATACCACCAAAGAAACCAGTGATAATATTGGAAATCCCTTGCCCTCTTGCTTCTTTATTTTTATTACTAACTGTATCCGTCATATCATCAACAATTTGAGCAGTTAGCAATGATTCTAGCAATCCGACAATTGCTAGTGCAAAAGAATAAGGAAAGATAATCATTAAAGTTTCTAGATTTAGCGGTATTTCAGGGATTAAAAATACAGGAAGTGCTTGTGTTAGTTCTCCCATATCTCCAACTGTTTTTACTCCAGCTCCCGTTACAATTGCAAAAATAGTCATCACAATAATAGCAACAAGAGGAGAAGGAACCGCCTTAGTAAATCTAGGTAGGATATATATGATGGCTAGTGATCCAGCAACCATAGCATACATAACCCAACTTTCCCCAACGAAGTGTGAAAGTTGAGACATAAAAATAAGGATAGCTAAGGCATTTACGAATCCAATCATAACTGATTTGGGAATAAACTTCATAAACCGTCCTAATTTGCATACTCCCATTAAAACCTGGATAATTCCAGTAAGAATAGTTGCAGCCAACATATACTGAAGCCCATGATTATGGACTAAAGTGACCATTAGTAAGGCCATCGCTCCTGTTGCACCAGATATCATTCCAGGTCTACCACCAATAATAGCAATAACAACTGCGATACAGAAGGATGCGTACAGCCCTACCATTGGATCTACACCAGCAATGATCGAAAACGCTATTGCCTCAGGAATAAGTGCAAGGGCTACTACTATACCTGCAAGAACATCTCCTCTAATATTTCCTAGCCATTCAATTTTTAGTTTGTTAGTTAACATTAAGCACCTCTCTCTTTTTATTTGTGACTTTCAACTCTCATGAAAGTCGGGTCCGTTGATAACGAGAGAGATTATATCATGATTTATTATAGAAGGATAACGACAATGAAAGCGTGTAAATAATGCAATTACTCCTACTTTCTACATTTTTCGCCCGTTTCCTACTATATAAGAAAAAAATATATTTTTTAAAAAAAGTTTTCTTGACAAGTCGCTGATTTTGCATAAAAACGTACAAATATGTAGATTCAAGTGATAAAATTAAGGGACAAATTGGAAGTGGAGGGGTTCTATGTTTAAAAGAATTCTATTAGCTAGCGATGGGTCAGAACATGCGTTAAGAGCAGCTGAGAAAACCACATACCTTACCACGCAAACTTACGATGTCGAAGTTGTAATTTTATATGTAGTCGATAGTTCTAAATCTAAATCCGATGTTCTATCTATTGGGGAAGGGGAAGCCGTTAAAGAAGAAAGAAGAAGGCGTATCTCCTCAACAGAGGGAATTCTACAAAAAAAGGGGATAAACTACTCAACTCAAATTATGAAGGGAGAACCAGGTCCGAGTATTGTAGAGTTTGCCAAGAAAAATGGAATTGATTTAATTATCATAGGCAGTCGTGGACTTAATTCATTTCAGGAAATGGTACTGGGGAGTGTCAGTCATAAAGTAGCTAAACGGGCAGCGTGTCCAGTTATGATTGTAAAATAAAAATAGCTAGAAAAATTCTAGCTATTTAGAAGGAATGGAAGGCTATAACAGCATAATGCTATTATTCACCACTATATAGATTAACATACGTTTGAAAGGAATGTGGGTTCCGTAGTCAGCAAGCATACTCAGTAAATGAGAATCACTACAAAAATTTTCTTATGTTTGTTACAATTACTTGGACTGTATGGAGGGGGTGATAACATGTTACAAGACACAGGTGAGCGAGTCATTCCTGATGAGATGAAACCTTCAAATGGATTGCTTTTGGAACATTTAGCAAGGTATCACTTTTGTATCCCGTATTTGCATGGAAGAGTATTAGACATAGCGTCTGGTTCGGGCTATGGTACACAGATGATTGCCAAAGCGGCTA from Bacillus carboniphilus includes these protein-coding regions:
- a CDS encoding universal stress protein, producing the protein MFKRILLASDGSEHALRAAEKTTYLTTQTYDVEVVILYVVDSSKSKSDVLSIGEGEAVKEERRRRISSTEGILQKKGINYSTQIMKGEPGPSIVEFAKKNGIDLIIIGSRGLNSFQEMVLGSVSHKVAKRAACPVMIVK
- a CDS encoding SulP family inorganic anion transporter, encoding MLTNKLKIEWLGNIRGDVLAGIVVALALIPEAIAFSIIAGVDPMVGLYASFCIAVVIAIIGGRPGMISGATGAMALLMVTLVHNHGLQYMLAATILTGIIQVLMGVCKLGRFMKFIPKSVMIGFVNALAILIFMSQLSHFVGESWVMYAMVAGSLAIIYILPRFTKAVPSPLVAIIVMTIFAIVTGAGVKTVGDMGELTQALPVFLIPEIPLNLETLMIIFPYSFALAIVGLLESLLTAQIVDDMTDTVSNKNKEARGQGISNIITGFFGGMAGCAMIGQSVINVKSGGRGRLSSLVAGVFLLLLILVLNNIVVQIPMAALVGVMIMVSIGTFDWSSLTKLHVMPKSDAAVLIVTVVTVVVTHDLSKGVFAGVLLSAIFFAAKISKIHVETKLNQQGNHKTYVVKGQLFFASVEEFVSNFDFDDQADYVSIDLTHAHLWDDSAVGAIDKVVLKYRQKNVTANIVGLNEASSSLLKRLAIHDKPNAKMSNH